In Euzebyales bacterium, a single genomic region encodes these proteins:
- a CDS encoding DUF3516 domain-containing protein — protein MPTPLSSFLPAAPADVEALLDALTGWAAERGFALYPHQEDAILELLTGSNVVLSTPTGSGKSLVALAAHARSVTGGGRSWYTAPVKALVSEKFFDLCFELGASNVGMMTGDSSFNADAPVICCTTEVLANVALRDGEATDAETVVLDEFHFYGDPDRGWAWQVPLLNLSQSSFLLLSATLGDVTFLADDLSARTARTTAVITGAERPVPLSFEYSRSLLHHTIESLLERDAAPLYIVSFSQADAVAQANAFASVTGKLSDERKVAVANELAKARLTSGFGRDLARLLRNGVGVHHAGMLPRYRRVVERLTQQGALRVVSGTDTLGVGVNLPIRTVVLTRLYKFDGTENRLLTAREFHQVAGRAGRAGYDTQGLVVCQAPEHVAENEAAVAKVADDPRKRRKLRRSSAPKGFVHYDEDTFKRLRESPPERLESSFTVTPGMLLQLLDRPGDTWAAARSLLTDNHEPRARQRTHIRRAIGLFRALRDAGAVRRLDAPDEHGRLVIVDHDLQEDFALNQPLAPFLLHVLPTLDREGDAYPLLVLALVESVLDHPWPILYAQQDKARDQAMDEMKAAGIEYEQRIELLEKIRWPQPFAELIYDRFDRWRKRNAWIDDRNIAPKGVVADMFDRAMDFPEFVRHYGLKRSEGRLLRYLSDCLRTTERTVPDELKTEEVEDVLDWLAAVIHATDSSLVDEWQALLDPEAVDAEAAVDGTVVVERETDHDITADRRAFRTLVRTRAFRWVQLAATRAWDELVEDLTAAGDSGWSPERIAEAFAPYFAEHDEVLLTGDARGPSLFQLDDTAGDMWTLAQVLLDPQDHREWYLDVVIDLAASAEVGEIQATLRGVERR, from the coding sequence GTGCCCACTCCGCTGTCCTCGTTCCTGCCCGCGGCGCCTGCCGACGTCGAGGCGCTGCTCGATGCGCTGACCGGTTGGGCGGCCGAGCGCGGGTTCGCCCTGTATCCACACCAGGAGGATGCGATCCTCGAACTGCTCACAGGCAGCAACGTCGTGCTGTCGACCCCGACGGGATCCGGCAAGTCGCTCGTCGCCCTCGCGGCGCACGCGCGGTCGGTGACCGGCGGAGGGCGTTCGTGGTACACCGCACCCGTCAAGGCGCTGGTCAGCGAGAAGTTCTTCGACCTGTGCTTCGAGCTCGGTGCGTCCAACGTCGGGATGATGACGGGCGACTCGTCATTCAACGCCGACGCGCCGGTGATCTGCTGCACGACCGAGGTGCTGGCGAACGTGGCGCTGCGGGACGGCGAGGCGACCGACGCCGAGACGGTCGTGCTCGACGAGTTCCACTTCTATGGCGACCCCGACCGCGGCTGGGCCTGGCAGGTGCCGTTGCTCAACCTCTCACAGTCATCGTTCCTCCTGCTGTCGGCCACGCTGGGCGACGTCACGTTCCTGGCCGACGACCTGAGCGCGCGCACTGCGCGCACGACGGCGGTCATCACGGGTGCCGAACGTCCCGTGCCGCTGTCGTTCGAGTACAGCCGCAGCCTGCTGCACCACACCATCGAGTCGTTGCTCGAGCGCGACGCCGCGCCGCTGTACATCGTCAGCTTCAGTCAGGCGGATGCGGTCGCGCAGGCCAACGCCTTCGCGTCGGTCACGGGGAAACTATCCGACGAGCGCAAGGTGGCCGTCGCCAACGAGCTGGCGAAGGCGCGCCTGACGTCGGGGTTCGGCCGCGACCTGGCACGCCTGCTGCGCAACGGCGTCGGCGTGCACCACGCCGGCATGCTGCCGCGCTACCGCCGCGTGGTCGAGCGGCTGACCCAGCAGGGTGCGCTGCGCGTCGTGTCGGGCACCGACACGCTCGGCGTCGGCGTCAACCTGCCGATCCGCACCGTCGTGCTCACGCGGCTCTACAAGTTCGACGGCACCGAGAACCGCCTCCTGACCGCCCGGGAGTTCCACCAGGTCGCAGGGCGCGCGGGCCGCGCGGGCTACGACACGCAGGGGCTGGTCGTCTGTCAGGCACCAGAGCACGTCGCCGAGAACGAGGCCGCCGTGGCCAAGGTGGCCGACGATCCCAGGAAGAGGCGCAAGCTGCGGCGGTCCAGCGCGCCGAAGGGCTTCGTCCACTACGACGAGGACACCTTCAAGCGCCTCCGAGAATCTCCGCCGGAGCGGCTCGAGTCGTCGTTCACGGTGACGCCCGGCATGCTGCTGCAGCTGCTCGACCGACCCGGCGACACCTGGGCCGCCGCCCGCAGCCTGCTGACTGACAACCACGAGCCGCGGGCGCGCCAGCGCACCCACATCCGGCGCGCGATCGGTCTGTTCCGCGCACTGCGTGACGCGGGAGCGGTCAGGCGCCTTGACGCGCCCGACGAGCACGGCCGCCTGGTCATAGTGGACCACGACCTGCAGGAGGACTTCGCGCTCAACCAGCCGCTCGCGCCATTCCTGCTGCACGTGCTGCCGACGCTCGACCGCGAGGGGGATGCCTACCCTCTGCTGGTGCTGGCCCTGGTCGAGAGCGTGCTCGATCATCCGTGGCCCATCCTGTACGCGCAGCAGGACAAGGCTCGCGACCAGGCGATGGACGAGATGAAGGCGGCCGGCATCGAGTACGAGCAGCGCATCGAGCTGCTCGAGAAGATCCGCTGGCCCCAGCCGTTCGCCGAGCTCATCTATGACCGCTTCGACCGGTGGCGCAAGCGCAACGCGTGGATCGACGACCGCAACATCGCTCCCAAGGGCGTGGTCGCCGACATGTTCGACCGCGCGATGGACTTCCCCGAGTTCGTGCGCCACTACGGACTCAAGCGCAGCGAGGGTCGGCTGCTGCGCTACCTGTCGGACTGCCTTCGGACCACCGAGCGCACCGTACCTGACGAGCTGAAGACCGAGGAGGTCGAGGACGTGCTGGACTGGCTCGCCGCGGTGATCCACGCGACCGACTCGAGCCTCGTCGACGAGTGGCAGGCGCTGCTCGACCCCGAGGCTGTCGATGCCGAGGCGGCGGTGGACGGCACCGTGGTCGTCGAGCGCGAGACTGATCACGACATCACGGCGGATCGCCGCGCGTTCCGCACGCTGGTCCGCACGCGGGCGTTCCGCTGGGTGCAGCTGGCCGCCACGCGGGCGTGGGACGAACTGGTCGAGGATCTGACCGCGGCGGGAGACAGCGGCTGGTCACCCGAGCGCATCGCCGAGGCGTTCGCGCCCTACTTCGCCGAGCACGACGAGGTGCTGCTCACCGGCGACGCTCGCGGACCGTCGTTGTTCCAGCTCGACGACACCGCCGGTGACATGTGGACGCTCGCCCAGGTGCTGCTCGACCCGCAGGATCATCGCGAGTGGTACCTCGACGTTGTGATCGACCTGGCCGCCAGCGCCGAGGTGGGGGAGATCCAGGCCACGCTGCGAGGCGTCGAGCGTCGCTGA
- a CDS encoding polysaccharide deacetylase family protein produces the protein MALTFDDGPSRANTARLLDVLTARHAPATFFLVGRNVAARPGRARRIARLGHRIYNHTYDHANLTSLSNRRIRRQIRRAQQAYSAADAPSSGRLVRPPYGAINARVRLVIRDMGFRSVLWTVDTRDWDSATTADQIVSRVIRGLAPGANVLLHDQEDTQATVTALPRIIRAIRRRGYCPGVVNRYGRTVAP, from the coding sequence GTGGCACTCACGTTCGACGATGGTCCCAGTCGCGCGAACACGGCGCGATTGCTCGACGTGCTCACAGCCCGGCACGCCCCCGCGACGTTCTTCCTCGTCGGGCGGAACGTCGCCGCCCGACCGGGCAGGGCGCGCCGCATCGCTCGCCTGGGTCACCGCATCTACAACCACACCTACGACCACGCCAATCTGACCAGCCTGTCCAACCGTCGCATCCGGCGGCAGATCCGCCGGGCCCAGCAGGCGTACAGCGCGGCGGATGCGCCGAGCAGCGGTCGCCTGGTGCGACCGCCGTACGGCGCGATCAACGCGCGCGTCCGGTTGGTCATTCGCGACATGGGGTTCCGTTCGGTCCTGTGGACCGTCGACACTCGCGACTGGGACTCGGCCACGACAGCCGACCAGATCGTCAGCCGTGTCATTCGTGGTCTCGCCCCTGGGGCGAACGTGCTGCTGCACGACCAGGAGGACACGCAGGCCACCGTCACGGCGCTGCCACGTATCATCCGCGCGATCCGTCGCCGTGGGTACTGCCCGGGAGTCGTGAACCGGTACGGCAGGACCGTGGCGCCGTGA
- a CDS encoding PPOX class F420-dependent oxidoreductase: MNVATEDRVSREELIDFLRGRTKVVLLTRRADGRTQASPVVGAVDDAGHVLVSSYPSRAKVRNVRRDGRCAAVVLSDDFDGPWVQVYGTASVVDGEDGVERLVDYYRVAAGEHADWDDYRRAMRDRGKVAIDLEITDWGPIATGGVPPEFAEPD; the protein is encoded by the coding sequence GTGAACGTCGCCACCGAGGACCGTGTCAGCCGGGAAGAGCTCATCGACTTCCTCCGTGGCAGGACCAAGGTCGTGCTGCTGACGCGCCGCGCCGATGGCCGCACGCAGGCGTCGCCCGTCGTCGGCGCGGTCGACGACGCCGGCCACGTGCTGGTGTCGTCGTACCCGTCCCGCGCGAAGGTGCGCAACGTCCGCCGCGACGGGCGGTGTGCGGCGGTGGTCCTGTCGGACGACTTCGACGGCCCGTGGGTCCAGGTGTACGGCACCGCGTCCGTCGTCGACGGCGAGGACGGAGTCGAGCGTCTCGTCGACTACTATCGAGTGGCAGCCGGCGAACACGCCGACTGGGACGACTACCGCCGGGCCATGCGGGACCGCGGCAAGGTCGCGATCGACCTCGAGATCACCGACTGGGGTCCGATCGCGACCGGTGGCGTGCCGCCGGAGTTCGCGGAGCCGGACTGA
- a CDS encoding MoxR family ATPase — MASAVTARFADAVLVELALALVGVRPQLERLLLALFCHGHVLIEDVPGTGKTAAIRGLAAATGLAPGRIQGTPDLLPTQLTGVNVVDQATGRFVFQPGPLFASLVLVDEINRTTPRTQAALLEAMAERQVTVDGETHRLPEPFVVAATQNPVEHAGTFPLPEAQLDRFLLRIEMGMPAREARRSILQRHRGSDPVTAITQVVDPADLPAVWTEVAAVRLADPVEEYLLDVCDATTAHDDVALGASVRGMLMLERAVRALAAMRGRDHVLPDDVQDVAVAVLAHRLVLSTDAHVRGRDSRDVVREIIAKVPVPAAGDG; from the coding sequence ATGGCCAGTGCGGTGACGGCCCGGTTCGCCGACGCGGTGCTGGTCGAGCTCGCCCTGGCGCTCGTCGGCGTCCGCCCACAGCTCGAGCGGTTGCTGCTCGCGCTCTTCTGTCACGGCCACGTGCTGATCGAGGACGTGCCGGGAACCGGCAAGACGGCCGCGATCCGCGGGCTCGCGGCGGCTACGGGCCTGGCGCCCGGGAGGATCCAGGGCACGCCCGACCTGTTGCCCACACAGCTGACCGGCGTGAACGTCGTTGACCAGGCGACGGGGCGCTTCGTGTTCCAGCCGGGCCCGCTGTTCGCGTCGCTCGTACTGGTCGACGAGATCAACCGCACGACCCCGCGCACACAGGCGGCGCTGCTCGAGGCGATGGCCGAACGGCAGGTGACCGTCGACGGCGAGACCCACCGGCTGCCCGAGCCGTTCGTCGTCGCCGCGACGCAGAACCCGGTCGAGCACGCCGGCACGTTCCCCCTGCCCGAGGCGCAGCTCGACCGCTTCCTGCTGCGCATCGAGATGGGGATGCCGGCACGCGAGGCGCGGCGCAGCATCCTCCAGCGTCACCGCGGGAGCGATCCGGTCACCGCGATCACGCAGGTCGTCGACCCGGCCGACCTGCCGGCGGTGTGGACGGAGGTGGCGGCCGTCCGCCTCGCCGACCCGGTCGAGGAGTACCTGCTGGACGTCTGCGACGCGACGACCGCCCACGACGACGTCGCGCTCGGCGCGAGCGTCCGGGGCATGCTGATGCTTGAGCGGGCCGTGCGTGCGCTTGCGGCCATGCGGGGACGCGACCACGTCCTTCCCGACGACGTCCAGGACGTCGCGGTCGCGGTGCTCGCCCACCGGCTCGTGCTGTCGACCGACGCGCACGTGCGCGGTCGTGACAGCCGCGACGTGGTCCGCGAGATCATCGCGAAGGTGCCGGTGCCGGCGGCCGGGGACGGCTGA
- a CDS encoding DUF58 domain-containing protein, translated as MRLGMVLIGLVAVLLPVPGTALLGGALWAMALVTWRWSAAVQRGIAVTWAGPSRVQPDATTTGTLTVRNTSRWPVGWLEVTLRLPAAAAEPHAFPFVLHLAARSRRTFDVRFVARDRGVHEPRELSWRIADPLGLVSPAGTGTWRGATVIVPRLAPVRRMVLAARSPLAQLPQSRSLFVDRTALVGVRAYERGDPLSSIHWHATARTGQLMRTEHERAAARELLVCLDLATEGYQRRGRPPVAEAAISTAASLLADTVITARQQAGLALSRDASDDGTGSVRVWPVRGGDRHLHAMLDTLARVRLHDAVPIGAVVQRASRGLHAGTSVIIVTGMVDDALGAAVSAVDRRGLAVTVVSVGSGVEWQSRLPSHVAGAPCVPVASDRALQRLPL; from the coding sequence ATGCGGCTCGGCATGGTGCTGATCGGCCTGGTCGCCGTGCTCCTGCCGGTGCCGGGCACCGCGCTGCTCGGCGGTGCGCTGTGGGCCATGGCGCTCGTGACGTGGCGCTGGTCGGCCGCGGTGCAGCGAGGCATCGCGGTCACGTGGGCCGGGCCGTCGCGGGTGCAGCCAGACGCCACGACGACCGGCACGCTCACCGTGCGCAACACGTCGCGATGGCCCGTCGGGTGGCTCGAGGTGACCCTTCGGCTGCCCGCCGCAGCGGCCGAGCCGCACGCCTTCCCGTTCGTGCTGCACCTGGCTGCGCGGAGCCGGCGCACGTTCGACGTCCGCTTCGTCGCCCGCGACCGCGGCGTCCACGAGCCCCGTGAGCTGTCGTGGCGCATCGCCGACCCGCTCGGCCTGGTGTCGCCAGCGGGCACGGGGACATGGCGCGGCGCGACGGTCATCGTCCCACGGCTCGCGCCTGTGCGCAGGATGGTGCTGGCGGCGCGCTCGCCGCTCGCGCAGCTGCCGCAGTCACGCTCGCTGTTCGTCGACCGCACCGCGCTCGTCGGGGTGCGTGCCTACGAGCGTGGTGATCCGCTGTCGAGCATCCACTGGCACGCGACCGCCCGGACCGGCCAGCTGATGCGCACGGAGCACGAGCGGGCCGCGGCGCGTGAGCTGCTCGTCTGCCTGGACCTGGCGACCGAGGGCTACCAGCGGCGCGGACGCCCCCCGGTTGCCGAGGCCGCGATCAGCACCGCGGCGTCGCTGCTCGCCGACACGGTGATCACCGCGCGCCAGCAGGCGGGGCTGGCACTGTCACGGGATGCGTCGGACGATGGCACCGGATCGGTGCGCGTGTGGCCCGTGCGTGGCGGCGACCGGCACCTGCACGCCATGCTCGACACGCTCGCGCGCGTCAGGCTGCACGACGCGGTCCCGATCGGTGCGGTCGTGCAGCGCGCCTCGCGGGGCCTGCACGCGGGCACGTCAGTGATCATCGTCACCGGGATGGTCGACGACGCGCTCGGCGCGGCAGTCTCGGCCGTCGACCGGCGCGGCCTGGCAGTCACGGTCGTCAGCGTTGGCAGCGGTGTGGAGTGGCAGTCGCGGCTGCCGTCACACGTGGCGGGCGCGCCGTGCGTGCCCGTGGCGTCGGACCGCGCGTTGCAGAGGTTGCCGCTGTGA
- a CDS encoding Rho termination factor: MAADDHGRSVKDDEQYEALREEGMSKEAAARIANTDRSEAGERGGSSPPYEEWTRDELHDRAQELDIDGRSEMDRDELIEALRNR, translated from the coding sequence ATGGCAGCCGATGACCACGGACGGAGCGTCAAGGACGACGAGCAGTACGAGGCGTTGCGCGAGGAGGGGATGAGCAAGGAGGCGGCCGCCCGCATCGCCAACACCGACCGCAGCGAGGCGGGCGAGCGGGGTGGAAGCTCGCCGCCGTATGAGGAATGGACCCGCGACGAGCTCCACGACCGTGCCCAGGAGCTCGACATCGACGGGCGGTCCGAGATGGACAGGGACGAGCTGATCGAGGCGCTGCGGAACCGCTGA
- a CDS encoding VOC family protein, translated as MTVSPVPEHLHTVTPSLVCTPCAEAIDFYKRSFGAEEISPPMTGPDGSVAHAEIRIGDSVIMLADEWPGGPTQSPTTLGGSTAALFIYTDDVDALWQRAIDAGAEEVFPLEVQFYGDKSGRVRDPFGHTWGLGQSVEDVSEEEMERRMARFYADAAD; from the coding sequence ATGACCGTCTCACCCGTTCCCGAGCACCTGCACACGGTGACGCCGTCGCTGGTCTGCACCCCGTGTGCCGAGGCCATCGACTTCTACAAGCGGTCGTTCGGCGCCGAGGAGATCAGCCCGCCCATGACCGGCCCCGACGGGTCGGTCGCGCACGCGGAGATCCGCATCGGCGACAGCGTCATCATGCTCGCCGACGAGTGGCCGGGCGGGCCGACGCAGTCGCCGACGACCCTGGGCGGCTCGACGGCGGCGCTGTTCATCTACACCGATGACGTCGACGCGCTGTGGCAGCGGGCCATCGATGCGGGCGCTGAGGAGGTCTTCCCCCTGGAGGTCCAGTTCTACGGCGACAAGTCTGGCCGCGTCCGCGACCCGTTCGGCCACACGTGGGGCCTGGGGCAGAGCGTCGAGGACGTCAGCGAGGAGGAGATGGAGCGTCGCATGGCCCGGTTCTACGCCGACGCCGCCGACTAG
- a CDS encoding chitobiase/beta-hexosaminidase C-terminal domain-containing protein, whose translation MGADLWDPDEGDWDAVGFQPPFEEGFEEAMEFASGLIGLFEVARAHGNDVTPPRTTLVVTGRDVTFTATEPVTIHYTLDGSRPTYASPMVRSAGLRESAAPIELEPGTTTVHWFSVDAAGNVEAGYDPNGDARNYRRQVVTVD comes from the coding sequence GTGGGCGCCGACCTGTGGGACCCGGACGAAGGCGACTGGGACGCCGTGGGCTTCCAGCCACCGTTCGAGGAGGGGTTCGAGGAGGCGATGGAGTTCGCGAGCGGGCTGATCGGCCTGTTCGAGGTCGCACGGGCACATGGCAACGACGTCACGCCGCCCCGGACGACCCTCGTGGTCACCGGCCGTGACGTCACGTTCACGGCCACCGAGCCGGTCACGATCCACTACACGCTCGACGGAAGCCGGCCGACGTACGCCTCACCGATGGTGCGCTCGGCCGGTCTGCGCGAGAGTGCGGCCCCCATCGAGCTGGAGCCTGGGACCACCACCGTCCACTGGTTCTCGGTCGACGCCGCGGGCAACGTCGAGGCCGGCTACGACCCCAATGGCGACGCCCGTAATTACCGCAGGCAGGTGGTGACGGTGGACTGA
- a CDS encoding M14 family zinc carboxypeptidase gives MSGGLEVHAVATDREQGRLRGLGFAVGEVVVEAEQVEAVEAEREATLQELDRISALATDTLTVLRSEWFESIGGQTNLNVEVKSSAGADSSTVLTVSWDGNSQTMSRFVDAGQYLYHRFSEPIPVDQIPEQVTITSTMGGETTAQVVEWLGEPRKADGPHVATGFVDHYMDPTEVYDRIEALAAEFPNLAEIIELPYKTNGYRRHAQALIGTTTSTAFYVTSHAWGHEGGNDLALQTRDPGVPDSPLTVTVEDGTIVVSLATDGGGALVSTAAQVVAAINDSPDASALVSAATFRGNAGNGVAEVGSEQLSDFLSAPASVSREPFTVRAIRIGRHRDGSRTGVFAYSQEHAREWVTPLVAVEAAERLLRNYRNDAATRRLVDGLDIFIVPSVNPDGSHYSLYDYSFQRKNLTNHCGPNLSDPFARDAWGVDLNRNFSVGSGFDGYDGASGSCVSAVFSGPEELSEPEARNEVWLTEQFPNIKFAMNTHSYGGYFMWPPGAYVEEGRVPLPRPTLGEEDYFWAASSHILSAVQWWRGTAVWPGRTGPVIDVLYSAAGNSADEHWYNAGIYG, from the coding sequence GTGTCGGGCGGGCTGGAGGTCCACGCCGTCGCGACCGACCGGGAGCAGGGTCGGCTCCGAGGGCTGGGCTTCGCCGTCGGCGAGGTCGTCGTCGAAGCAGAGCAGGTCGAAGCCGTCGAAGCCGAGCGCGAGGCCACGTTGCAGGAGCTCGATCGGATCTCCGCCCTCGCCACCGACACCCTCACAGTCCTTCGGTCCGAGTGGTTCGAGAGCATCGGCGGACAGACGAACCTCAACGTCGAGGTGAAGAGCTCCGCCGGTGCAGACAGCTCGACCGTGCTGACAGTGAGCTGGGACGGCAACAGTCAGACCATGAGCCGATTCGTCGACGCCGGGCAGTACCTCTACCACCGGTTCAGCGAGCCCATCCCCGTCGACCAGATCCCCGAACAGGTCACGATCACCAGCACCATGGGTGGCGAGACCACCGCGCAGGTCGTCGAGTGGTTGGGCGAACCGCGCAAGGCCGACGGCCCGCATGTCGCGACCGGTTTCGTCGACCACTACATGGATCCGACCGAGGTGTACGACCGCATCGAGGCACTGGCCGCCGAGTTCCCGAACCTCGCCGAGATCATCGAGTTGCCGTACAAGACCAACGGCTACCGCCGCCACGCTCAGGCACTGATCGGTACGACCACGAGCACCGCGTTCTACGTGACGTCCCACGCGTGGGGTCACGAAGGCGGCAACGACCTCGCGCTGCAGACACGGGATCCCGGCGTGCCCGACAGCCCACTGACCGTCACGGTCGAGGACGGCACGATCGTGGTGTCGCTGGCCACCGATGGCGGTGGGGCGCTGGTCAGCACGGCCGCGCAGGTGGTCGCGGCGATCAATGACTCGCCGGATGCCTCGGCGTTGGTGTCGGCCGCGACGTTCCGCGGCAATGCGGGGAACGGCGTCGCCGAGGTCGGTAGCGAGCAGCTGTCGGACTTCCTGAGCGCCCCCGCATCCGTGTCCCGCGAGCCGTTCACCGTTCGGGCGATCCGCATCGGCAGGCACCGCGACGGTTCCAGGACGGGGGTCTTCGCGTACTCGCAGGAGCATGCCCGTGAATGGGTGACACCGCTGGTGGCGGTCGAGGCAGCGGAACGGCTGTTGCGCAACTACAGAAACGACGCGGCGACCAGGAGGCTGGTCGACGGGTTGGACATCTTCATCGTCCCGTCGGTCAATCCTGACGGCAGCCACTACTCGCTGTATGACTACAGCTTCCAGCGCAAGAACCTGACCAACCACTGCGGGCCGAACCTGAGCGACCCGTTCGCCCGCGACGCCTGGGGCGTCGACCTGAACCGCAACTTCAGTGTCGGTTCCGGGTTCGACGGCTACGACGGAGCGTCCGGCTCGTGCGTCAGCGCGGTGTTCTCGGGACCGGAGGAGCTGTCAGAGCCCGAGGCGCGCAACGAGGTCTGGCTCACCGAGCAGTTCCCGAACATCAAGTTCGCGATGAACACCCACTCGTACGGCGGCTACTTCATGTGGCCACCCGGCGCGTACGTCGAAGAGGGGCGCGTGCCGCTGCCGCGACCGACGCTCGGTGAGGAGGACTACTTCTGGGCGGCCTCCAGCCACATCCTGTCCGCGGTGCAGTGGTGGCGCGGTACCGCGGTGTGGCCTGGGCGCACCGGTCCCGTCATCGACGTGCTGTACTCCGCAGCCGGCAACTCGGCTGACGAGCACTGGTACAACGCCGGCATCTACGGCTAA
- a CDS encoding NAD(P)H-binding protein — translation MTGATGVVGGTVVRLLAAGTDHEVTALVRPEPAAGELPAGVGHRIADHHDPPALAQGVPRRPHAGVRLR, via the coding sequence GTGACCGGTGCCACCGGTGTGGTCGGCGGCACCGTCGTCCGCCTGCTGGCCGCCGGCACCGACCACGAGGTCACGGCGCTGGTCCGGCCAGAGCCCGCGGCCGGAGAGCTGCCCGCGGGCGTCGGACACCGAATTGCCGACCACCACGATCCGCCGGCACTCGCGCAAGGCGTTCCACGGCGTCCACACGCTGGTGTTCGTCTCCGCTGA
- a CDS encoding class I SAM-dependent methyltransferase: protein MERTVRDEVAPDGSPVAVYLAMPPHDALDLVADQVPPGGLVLDLGCGVGRLANALAARGVMVTGVDAHAGMVAHLSPTVEAVRADILDLDLRRTFDVVVLASHLVNHPTAAPAYLAACRRHVRLDGAVLVERFHPTLLDGPDEQEGEVGGVHVRHEVRDREGGRFSASAHYTVGGRAWTQHYEAVLLDDAAIATLLDDAGLAFVDWLDDDARWLLAERVDAASPLRAGRGVGQRPGDAWNGSGTSGDTH, encoded by the coding sequence ATGGAGCGGACCGTGCGCGACGAGGTGGCACCCGACGGCTCGCCGGTCGCGGTGTACCTGGCGATGCCGCCGCACGACGCCCTCGACCTGGTCGCCGACCAGGTGCCGCCGGGCGGGTTGGTGCTGGACCTGGGTTGCGGCGTCGGCAGGCTGGCGAACGCACTTGCGGCCAGGGGCGTGATGGTCACCGGCGTCGACGCCCATGCCGGGATGGTCGCGCACCTGTCCCCCACCGTCGAGGCTGTACGCGCCGACATCCTCGACCTCGACCTGAGGCGCACGTTCGACGTCGTGGTGCTCGCCAGCCACCTGGTCAACCACCCGACGGCAGCGCCTGCGTACCTCGCCGCCTGCCGCCGCCACGTCCGCCTGGACGGCGCGGTGCTCGTCGAGCGGTTCCACCCGACGCTGCTCGACGGCCCGGACGAGCAGGAGGGCGAGGTGGGCGGCGTGCATGTCCGACACGAGGTGCGCGACCGCGAGGGCGGCCGCTTCTCCGCGAGCGCGCACTACACCGTCGGTGGCCGCGCCTGGACCCAGCACTACGAGGCGGTGCTGCTCGACGACGCCGCGATCGCGACCCTCCTCGACGACGCCGGCCTGGCGTTCGTTGACTGGCTCGACGACGACGCCCGCTGGCTGCTCGCCGAGCGGGTCGACGCTGCGTCCCCGCTCCGGGCGGGGAGGGGTGTGGGCCAACGTCCCGGCGACGCATGGAACGGTTCTGGGACATCCGGGGACACCCATTGA